CCATAGGAAGGCATTCCTTCATACACAACAACAAGTTCACGCGAGCGAATATAAAGTTCTTCATCATTCATCGCAAGAAAACCGCCGATATTTACAAGACAATCTTTCTTACCGCTCATCGTACATCCATCGGAATAGGATAGCATTTCTTTTAAAATAGCTGCAATTTTTTTATCGGCAAATCCATCTTCCCGCTCCTTAATAAAATAAGCATTTTCGACGCAACGCGTAGCATCTAGGAAAACATCTATACCATTAGATTTACATAGTGAATAGACGTCTTTCATATTTTCCATACTGACAGGCTGCCCGCCGGCAAGATTGACAGTCACAGCTAAACAAACGTAAGGAATATTTTCAGCACCAACATCATCGATTACCTTTTGAAGTTTTGTTAAATCAATATTACCTTTAAATGGATGATTTACGTTTGGATCATGCGCTTCATCAATAATGACATCCACAAACTTTGCGCCGTTCATTTCTTGATGTGCGCGAGTCGTTGTAAAATACATATTGCCTGGAATAAAATCACCATCTTTTATTTTCAATTGGGATAAAATGTTCTCTGCCCCACGACCTTGATGGGTTGGCAATACGTAACGATAACCATATACTTCACGGACTGTTTCCTCAAGTTTCTTCCAACTTTTACTGCCAGCATAAGCCTCGTCGCCGGTCATGAGGGCTCCCCATTGTGCATCACTCATCGCAGTCGTTCCACTATCGGTTAATAAATCGATGTACACATCAGCGGAGTCAATGAGGAAAGTGTTATAGCCAGCCTTAATTAATGCTTCTTTTCTTTCGTCGTAAGATAACATCGCAAGTGTTTCTACGCTTTTAATCTTATAAGGTTCAGCTGTTCTTCTTACCAATTCGTTCAACCCCTTTTTTATAATGGTTCCGTCTCTATTAATATATATGTTAGTGTGTTTATTTAACTTGTCTGACTTCTAGAGGATTATTTGCATTAATTTATAAAGTTCACGGAATTCTCAATGAAATACTGTATAATAAAAGTAAAAAGGTAGGGGACGATATTCGTGACTGAGAAGGTAATACCGTTGACAGATTTAGAAATTGCTAAGCAAGTAGATATGAGACCAATTTGGGACATTGCAAAACGGGTGAATATTCCAGAAGATGCAATCGAACCTTACGGTAAATATAAGGCAAAAATTGATCCAACGAAAATTAAAGGAAAAACAAATTTAGGAAAAGTCATTCTCGTTACGGCCATTAGTCCAACGCCTGCTGGAGAAGGGAAGTCGACGGTCACTGTCGGTTTGGCAGATGCCCTGACACAACTTAATAAAAATACGATAATTGCTTTACGTGAGCCATCATTAGGTCCAGTTATGGGAATTAAAGGCGGTGCAACAGGGGGCGGATATGCACAAGTTGTACCAATGGAAGATATCAACCTTCACTTTACTGGCGATATACATGCGATTACAACCGCAAATAACGCATTAAGTGCATTTATTGATAATCATATTCATAGAGGCAATGACCTTCGTATCGATCCACGTAGAATTACATGGAAACGTGTGTTAGATATGAATGACCGCGCTTTGAGACAAGTTACCGTTGGATTAGGTGGTCCGGCACAAGGTGTTCCCCGAGAAGATGGATTTGATATTACAGTTGCTTCAGAAATTATGGCGATATTCTGTTTGGCGAAAGATTTGTCAGATCTAAAAGAACGGTTATCACGTATTGTTATCGGTTATACGTATGACAAAGAACCAGTGACTGTTCGCGATTTAGGTGTCGAAGGGGCACTTACGTTGTTATTGAAAGAAGCGTTTAAACCGAATTTAGTGCAAACGATTGAAGGCACACCAGCGCTAATTCACGGTGGACCGTTTGCGAATATTGCACACGGGTGTAACTCCTTAGTTGCAACGAATATGGCACGTAACTTAGCTGACTACGTTGTGACGGAAGCAGGATTTGGTTCTGACTTAGGTGCGGAAAAGTTTATGAATATAAAAGCAAGACAAGGGGCATTTTCACCAGAAGCTGTTGTCGTTGTAGCGACTGTTCGTGCACTGAAAATGCATGGTGGAATTTCAAGAGATGACTTGAAAACGGAAAATGAAGAAGCTGTATTAAGTGGACTCGTTAATTTAGCAAAGCATATTGAAACTGTACGGACATTTGGGGTTGAACCAGTTGTTTCCATAAACCGATTTATTACGGATACGAAAGCGGAGATTGAAACAATCTTAACGTGGTGTCAACAACATAACGTTCGAGTCGCTGTAACGGATGTATGGGAAAACGGTGGAGCGGGCGGTTTAGCGCTAGCCAAGGAAGTTCTAAAGGTCGTAGAGAAAGAAAACAATTTTGCTTATTTATATGATGAAGAGGAATCTGTCAGAACAAAAATAGGTAAAATCGTTCAACAAGTATATGGCGGAAAAGATGTCATTTTCACTGATGAAGCCATGCGCGATTTACAAATGATTGAACAGAACGGATGGGATATGTTACCGATTTGTATGGCGAAAACTCAATATTCTTTTTCCGACGACCCGAAAATATTGGGCAGACCCGAGGCATTTACAATTACGATAAGAAAAATAATGCCGAAGTTAGGTGCAGGTTTTCTAGTATGTTTAACAGGTGATATTATGACAATGCCTGGTTTACCCGCACAGCCTGCTGCATTGAATATGGACGTAGATCATAAAGGCAATGCAATTGGATTGATTTAATTTCACGAAACAGTTGGATAAATCTTGAAAGAAGCAGGTAGCGATAAATGCTACCTGTTTTTTAGAGAAATGTTCAAGTTCGGGGGCAATGGGAATAAAATATCTATGCAAAGGACTTAGTGATTGGTAACTAAGGATGTTGTAAAAAATAGGGGGAAGTGACGAATATGAATACATACTAGCGTGTAAATCGTTAGTTTGTTTTTTCACGCCCAAAAATAGTTAGGATAGTAGAAGAGAAATCAAATAATAAAAGAATGAAATCAACACGTATGGAGTACTTATAGAATAATGTGAGATGCAAGGTATTGTTGGATAGGGTAATCGGATGTGTACGTAAACGAAAGGGGATGGGGATGGAAAAGGAACATGATGATATTTTTGATAGGGAGAAACAACAAGAACCGAATATGGAAAGAAGAGAAGGAGAGCCGACCCAAGCCTTCAAAGGGGCCGCTATAGCAGCACTTATTATTGGGATATCAGCTTATTTAGTAGGTTTGTTTAATGCGACAATGGAACTGAATGAAAAAGGGTATTATTTTGCAGTGCTCCTATTTGGACTCTATGCTTCCGTATCTCTGCAAAAGGCAGTAAGAGATAAAGAAGAGGGAATCCCCGTGACGTATATTTACTATGGAATTAGCTGGTTTGCATTGATGGTTGCCATAGTCTTAATGGCGATTGGGTTATACAATGCGGGGAGTATAATGTTCAGTGAAAAAGGTTTTTTTGCAATGGCATTTGTGCTAAGCATTTTTGCGGCCATTACAGTCCAGAAAAATGTGAGAGATACTAAGAGTGCACGGAATGTAGAGTGAATGATGAAAAATAAGCGGAATTACTTTGTTGATTCACAAAGTAATTCCGCTTTTTTAATTACAACACTTTATCATTCACAAATTAAAATGATTCCAACAAATGGGGATCCACAGTTTTCAATAAGTGTACAATCCTAAATTGGATAAATACATCGGTTTCTGGAGACAATTCTTTATACATTTTCTTTCCGTTTTCCATTATCCATTCGGGTGAGTCTTGTGGAACGGCAATTCCAATTAATATTTTTTGAAATTGGTCCTAATTGAAGTTAACTCAATTATTTTATTTAAAACAAGGTATGATACTTTTTAGGATACTCATGATACAATAGCTTAATTGAAACTGTACATTGGAACGAAAGGTGAGATTTATGGAAATAAAAGAATATATAGTGGAAAAGATTGTGGATCCTACGGGACTTATTAGTGGGGAGCGTTACGAATTTCGTTTATTCGTGATGTTGAATGAAGAGGATGAGCTTTATTCTGAAAATGGAGTTGGCGTTAGGGCAATTTTAGCAGTGGATGAAGGAGAAGACCGACTGGTTGTTGCTCATTTTTTTGACAGGGCTACAGATGAAGCGTTTGATTTTGAGTTAGAAGATGAAGAACTTTCAACAATCCAATCATTTTGTAAAGTGCATTATCATGAAGCAGAATAAAAAAATTCGAAAGTGTCTGTCGTCAAATTAGAAGAATAGAAAATAAAATAATCCTTTTCAAATCAGAATAAGTGTCTTTTTTGTCCAACTAGTAGATAATAGACTTATGATTGTTTCGAAAGGTTATTTTTTATTTACCCCTTTTACGGAACACGATGAAAATTTTATAATAACTGGAGTGTTATATATGGAGAGAGAAATTGTTGATATTACAATTATCGGGGGAGGACCGACCGGCTTATTCGCATCATTTTATGCAGGAATGAGAGAAATGTCGGTTAAAATCATCGATAGTCTTCCACAATTGGGCGGTCAACTGATTGAGCTTTATCCAGATAAATATATATATGATGTTGGTGGTTTTCCAAAAATACTAGCGAAAGATTTTGTTGCAAATCTTGTCACACAAGCACATTATGCCAACCCAGAAATTTTACTTGGAGAAACAGCGCTATCGGTTGTAAAGCACGACGATTACTACGAGCTAAAGACAGATAAAGGTGTCCATTTAACGAGAACGATTTTACTCACAGTTGGGATTGGTGCATTCCAACCGCGTAAAATTGGTTTGAAAGAAGAGGCGCAATTTGAAGGGAAAACATTACACTACGGCATTAAGGATTTAACAGTTTTTAAAGATAAAAATATTGTCGTCTGTGGTGGTGGAGATTCAGCAGTAGACTGGGCGTTAATGCTTGAGGATATTGCATCTTCAGTGACATTAATTCACCGCCGCGAACGTTTCACTGCACATGAAACAAGTGTCAACCAGTTAATGGACTCTAAAGTAGAAGTGAAAACTTCACTTTCAATTAAAGAAATCATTGGAGAAAATGGTGAAGTCAACGAACTTCTGGTCGCATCTAGGGACGGCAATGAAGAAAGAATTTCAACAGATCACGTCATTGTTAATTACGGTAATATTTCTTCATTAGGACCTTTGAAAGAATGGGGCCTTGAAATGGAACGTAACTCCATCTTGGTCAATACGAAAATGGAAACAAATATGGAAGGAATTTACGCTGCCGGAGACGTTACAACGTTTGACGGTAAAGTAAAGTTAATTGCAGTTGGACTTGGTGAAGC
This window of the Sporosarcina pasteurii genome carries:
- the yiaA gene encoding inner membrane protein YiaA; this translates as MEKEHDDIFDREKQQEPNMERREGEPTQAFKGAAIAALIIGISAYLVGLFNATMELNEKGYYFAVLLFGLYASVSLQKAVRDKEEGIPVTYIYYGISWFALMVAIVLMAIGLYNAGSIMFSEKGFFAMAFVLSIFAAITVQKNVRDTKSARNVE
- a CDS encoding formate--tetrahydrofolate ligase, producing the protein MTEKVIPLTDLEIAKQVDMRPIWDIAKRVNIPEDAIEPYGKYKAKIDPTKIKGKTNLGKVILVTAISPTPAGEGKSTVTVGLADALTQLNKNTIIALREPSLGPVMGIKGGATGGGYAQVVPMEDINLHFTGDIHAITTANNALSAFIDNHIHRGNDLRIDPRRITWKRVLDMNDRALRQVTVGLGGPAQGVPREDGFDITVASEIMAIFCLAKDLSDLKERLSRIVIGYTYDKEPVTVRDLGVEGALTLLLKEAFKPNLVQTIEGTPALIHGGPFANIAHGCNSLVATNMARNLADYVVTEAGFGSDLGAEKFMNIKARQGAFSPEAVVVVATVRALKMHGGISRDDLKTENEEAVLSGLVNLAKHIETVRTFGVEPVVSINRFITDTKAEIETILTWCQQHNVRVAVTDVWENGGAGGLALAKEVLKVVEKENNFAYLYDEEESVRTKIGKIVQQVYGGKDVIFTDEAMRDLQMIEQNGWDMLPICMAKTQYSFSDDPKILGRPEAFTITIRKIMPKLGAGFLVCLTGDIMTMPGLPAQPAALNMDVDHKGNAIGLI
- a CDS encoding NAD(P)/FAD-dependent oxidoreductase; amino-acid sequence: MEREIVDITIIGGGPTGLFASFYAGMREMSVKIIDSLPQLGGQLIELYPDKYIYDVGGFPKILAKDFVANLVTQAHYANPEILLGETALSVVKHDDYYELKTDKGVHLTRTILLTVGIGAFQPRKIGLKEEAQFEGKTLHYGIKDLTVFKDKNIVVCGGGDSAVDWALMLEDIASSVTLIHRRERFTAHETSVNQLMDSKVEVKTSLSIKEIIGENGEVNELLVASRDGNEERISTDHVIVNYGNISSLGPLKEWGLEMERNSILVNTKMETNMEGIYAAGDVTTFDGKVKLIAVGLGEAPIAVNHAKAYIDPKARLQPLHSTSVFS
- a CDS encoding tyrosine phenol-lyase gives rise to the protein MVRRTAEPYKIKSVETLAMLSYDERKEALIKAGYNTFLIDSADVYIDLLTDSGTTAMSDAQWGALMTGDEAYAGSKSWKKLEETVREVYGYRYVLPTHQGRGAENILSQLKIKDGDFIPGNMYFTTTRAHQEMNGAKFVDVIIDEAHDPNVNHPFKGNIDLTKLQKVIDDVGAENIPYVCLAVTVNLAGGQPVSMENMKDVYSLCKSNGIDVFLDATRCVENAYFIKEREDGFADKKIAAILKEMLSYSDGCTMSGKKDCLVNIGGFLAMNDEELYIRSRELVVVYEGMPSYGGMAGRDMEAMAIGIREAVDDHYIEHRIQQVRHLGDQLIDAGIPIVLPIGGHAVFLDARKFLPHLKQEDFPAQALAAALYLDSGVRSMERGIISAGRNIETGENNTPKLELVRLTIPRRVYTNNHMNVVVDSIIDLFNKRDEICGLQMDYEPPTLRFFNARFSPLSKSGKLISKENKTMN
- a CDS encoding DUF6509 family protein produces the protein MEIKEYIVEKIVDPTGLISGERYEFRLFVMLNEEDELYSENGVGVRAILAVDEGEDRLVVAHFFDRATDEAFDFELEDEELSTIQSFCKVHYHEAE